One Actinomycetota bacterium genomic window carries:
- a CDS encoding cytochrome b/b6 domain-containing protein yields MAKVIEEHPLPARAMHWIHLLCMGGLAVSGWYIHRPFFEGGMGIMRWVHFICMYVVLINLVARIYWAFLGAARDWHEFALRPRDIRNTGKIIIYYLFVKREHPEVGKYNPPQKLIYGWLWPLLLIFQAISGFALYGPTTEYFSWFTM; encoded by the coding sequence ATGGCTAAAGTGATAGAAGAACACCCCTTGCCGGCTCGAGCAATGCACTGGATACACCTGCTATGCATGGGTGGACTGGCGGTCTCCGGCTGGTATATCCACCGCCCCTTCTTTGAAGGGGGCATGGGTATAATGAGATGGGTCCACTTCATCTGCATGTACGTGGTTCTCATCAACCTGGTGGCTCGGATTTACTGGGCATTTTTAGGTGCAGCTCGCGATTGGCATGAATTTGCCTTACGTCCAAGGGACATCAGGAATACCGGCAAAATCATCATCTATTATCTATTCGTAAAGAGGGAGCACCCGGAGGTGGGGAAATATAATCCTCCTCAAAAGCTAATCTATGGCTGGCTTTGGCCCCTTCTATTGATCTTTCAAGCGATCAGTGGTTTTGCCCTTTACGGTCCCACGACTGAATACTTTTCCTGGTTCACAATGT
- a CDS encoding nickel-dependent hydrogenase large subunit, with product MAQKITIDPITRIEGHLKIEVEVEDGKVKEAYSTAAMARGFEQLLIGKDPRDAQIVTQRICGVCPASHGLAAAQNLDKAFEAKVPDNARIIRNLIVGSNYVMSHILHFYHLAALDYLDVMAIAKYTGKDPRLLAVKDKIVGLVEAEDTYPLTPRYDPDEFSVDDPEIVTTAVAHYLEALEKRKKAQEMLTIFGGKMPCYCTLVPGGVTIHPTPDMIAAFKYHLMDLIDFVNNVYLADVLAFGTGPLLPIHQLKVGAGVGNFLSFGMFDLGVSGDYKNRFLKSGVIMDGKLEEVGEFDPTKIEEAVKYSWYTEDCGGLHPTEGKTEYDLDKEGAYSFAKAPRYDGKPVEVNTLARMLITQDKGFMDLVNKIGAHPSAVARHAARAWECKMVAEAMLDWLDELVDNLKAGNTDICDDKPVPEKGKGIGMVEAPRGCLLHCVQIEGKKIKRYQVIAATNWNVCPRDDKGQRGPIEEALVGTPVPDPNNPINVVRVVRSFDP from the coding sequence ATGGCACAAAAGATAACAATCGATCCCATAACCAGGATTGAGGGACATTTAAAGATCGAAGTTGAAGTTGAGGACGGTAAGGTAAAAGAAGCTTACAGCACGGCAGCTATGGCCCGTGGCTTTGAGCAACTCCTCATAGGTAAAGATCCTCGAGATGCCCAGATCGTCACCCAGAGGATTTGTGGTGTCTGTCCGGCCTCTCATGGTCTTGCTGCTGCGCAAAACCTCGATAAGGCCTTCGAAGCGAAAGTACCCGATAACGCCAGGATCATCCGCAATTTGATCGTTGGTTCGAACTACGTTATGTCCCACATTCTCCACTTCTACCACCTTGCAGCCCTGGACTACCTGGATGTCATGGCCATAGCCAAGTATACGGGTAAAGACCCCAGGCTGTTGGCGGTGAAGGATAAGATAGTAGGGCTCGTCGAAGCGGAGGATACATACCCCCTCACCCCCAGGTATGACCCCGATGAATTCAGCGTCGATGACCCCGAGATCGTGACCACGGCTGTGGCACATTACCTAGAGGCTTTGGAGAAGAGGAAGAAAGCTCAGGAAATGTTGACGATCTTCGGTGGAAAGATGCCCTGCTATTGCACTCTGGTTCCGGGAGGGGTGACCATCCACCCCACGCCGGACATGATCGCCGCCTTCAAATATCATCTCATGGATTTGATCGATTTCGTGAACAATGTCTACTTGGCGGATGTCCTTGCTTTTGGGACCGGTCCACTTCTTCCCATCCATCAGCTGAAGGTGGGAGCTGGCGTGGGCAACTTCCTATCCTTTGGCATGTTCGATCTCGGCGTATCGGGCGATTACAAAAACCGATTCCTCAAGTCGGGGGTTATTATGGATGGTAAGCTTGAGGAAGTTGGGGAGTTCGATCCCACTAAGATCGAAGAGGCGGTCAAGTATTCCTGGTACACGGAGGATTGTGGGGGATTGCATCCAACGGAGGGTAAGACGGAGTATGATCTGGATAAAGAGGGTGCATACTCTTTCGCAAAGGCTCCGAGATACGATGGTAAACCGGTGGAGGTCAATACCCTTGCCAGGATGCTCATCACGCAGGATAAGGGGTTCATGGATCTGGTGAACAAGATCGGAGCCCATCCCTCGGCGGTGGCTCGCCACGCCGCTCGAGCCTGGGAGTGCAAGATGGTAGCCGAAGCTATGCTCGATTGGCTAGATGAGCTGGTGGATAATCTCAAGGCTGGAAACACCGATATCTGCGATGATAAGCCCGTTCCCGAGAAGGGTAAGGGTATAGGTATGGTGGAAGCTCCTCGAGGCTGCCTTCTCCATTGTGTTCAAATAGAGGGCAAGAAGATCAAACGTTACCAGGTCATCGCGGCTACGAATTGGAACGTCTGCCCGAGGGATGATAAGGGTCAAAGGGGTCCCATCGAAGAAGCTCTCGTTGGAACGCCGGTCCCCGATCCAAATAATCCCATCAACGTCGTGCGGGTGGTTAGATCCTTCGATCCGTGA